From Meles meles chromosome 5, mMelMel3.1 paternal haplotype, whole genome shotgun sequence, one genomic window encodes:
- the DACT2 gene encoding dapper homolog 2 — MWAPSCPPGPAGWDRRRVGARLRAALAGLQELQGLRATQQARVRGALAMQSPLGPAAPHGPARPEHPRGPRAHELRLEAALAALQEQLNRLRRQDVGLKTHLEQLDRQISELQLDGSGPCGRVADGDSRPSSGFCELSDGGSCSLSASRTSVCSDLVYSSLGTLRPADSTARPDAGDSRPRSADETTVHGAPLPAWRPLATEAGVSRPRPVSTGDLERVLPSELVLQKASADPNSTSVLCPGMDLPAPALDPKYQCDLVSKGGREVYPYPSPLHAVALQSPLFALHKEALPSPGHSPPREPLPSPASLGSIRSGPVLEAGPAAAYIDRLLRLRGRGVPLRGSAGEQGPPGREVSSSPPVPGLQRAEREGGLDKLVCTPARAGMGTVAQRGDTGRDSLKQRGPELLTATPHPSGLPEDGPEPRNGCVRRETTRGSPALGCGPAPSPHLRTLQPALSCQDGTVLLPTREGGRESPVLAPGRCAHPPFADRGASLLGLNTGRPKTKAVKVQRGATDKAQPSPGRALAAPLLPPEWGQGLRRRPVPAGPAPSRSCSEPRLYPVPLLVPLLVTRREGHRAPAQALCPLEAAAGGQVRRKQRRWLSSVEIAGSLRPPRPAVSRARGPQLVCARARPRMPRQDAQVRSESEGSEPSAKGASLLYSTVAETSEDGASDHTNSRFGDRESSSSDSEVGARPRACPPQPSRAPGSRRPPLPPMPKLCRIKASKALRRKIRRFQPAALRVMTMV, encoded by the exons ATGTGGGCGCCGAGCTGCCCGCCGGGGCCCGCGGGCTGGGACCGCCGCAGGGTGGGCGCCCGGCTGCGCGCGGCGCTCGCGGGGCTGCAGGAGCTGCAGGGGCTGCGCGCCACACAGCAGGCGCGCGTGCGGGGCGCCCTGGCCATGCAGTCCCCGCtgggccccgccgccccccacgGCCCCGCGCGCCCCGAGCACCCCCGCGGCCCCCGCGCGCACGAGCTGCGGTTGGAGGCGGCGCTGGCGGCGCTGCAGGAGCAGCTG AACCGCTTACGACGCCAGGACGTCGGCCTGAAGACCCACCTGGAGCAGCTGGACCGGCAGATCAGCGAGCTGCAGCTGGACGGGAGTGGGCCCTGCGGCAGGGTGGCCGACGGCGACAGCAGGCCCAGCTCGG GCTTCTGCGAGCTGAGTGATGGCGGCTCCTGCTCCCTGTCCGCATCCCGCACATCCGTGTGTAGTGACCTCGTGTACTCCTCCCTGGGCACTTTGCGGCCGGCTGACTCCACGGCCAGGCCCGATGCGGGGGACAGCCGGCCCCGGTCGGCCGACGAGACCACTGTGCACGGAGCGCCGCTGCCCGCCTGGAGACCCCTGGCCACAGAGGCGGGCGTGTCCCGGCCCCGGCCAGTGTCTACAG GTGATCTTGAAAGAGTCCTGCCGTCCGAGCTGGTGCTCCAGAAAGCCAGTGCAGACCCCAATTCCACTTCCGTTCTCTGCCCCGGGATGGACCTCCCAGCCCCCGCGCTGGACCCCAAGTACCAGTGTGACCTGGTGTCCAAGGGAGGCCGGGAGGTGTACCCGTACCCCAGCCCCCTGCACGCTGTGGCTCTGCAGAGCCCGCTCTTCGCTCTCCACAAGGAGGCCCTGCCGAGTCCGGGCCACTCGCCCCCCAGGGAGCCCCTTCCCAGCCCGGCGTCCCTGGGCTCCATCCGCTCTGGACCTGTCCTTGAGGCCGGCCCAGCCGCAGCCTATATAGACAGGCTGCTGAGGCTGCGCGGCCGAGGGGTCCCCCTGAGGGGCAGCGCGGGGGAGCAGGGACCCCCAGGACGTGAGGTGTCCTCGTCCCCGCCTGTGCCTGGTctccagagagcagagagggaggggggcctGGACAAGCTGGTGTGCACCCCAGCGAGAGCAGGGATGGGTACAGTGGCTCAGCGGGGGGACACCGGCAGGGACAGCCTCAAGCAGCGGGGACCTGAGCTCCTCACAGCCACCCCACACCCCAGCGGCCTTCCAGAGGATGGACCCGAACCCCGGAATGGCTGTGTCCGTAGGGAGACCACACGGGGCTCTCCTGCACTGGGGTGTGGGCCAgccccatctccccacctacGGACTCTGCAGCCGGCTCTCAGCTGCCAGGACGGCACGGTCCTGTTGCCCaccagggaggggggcagggagagccccGTGCTGGCCCCAGGCCGCTGTGCCCACCCCCCGTTTGCTGACCGTGGAGCTTCCCTCCTGGGGCTGAACACAGGCCGCCCCAAGACCAAGGCTGTGAAGGTCCAGAGAGGGGCCACCGACAAGGCTCAGCCGTCCCCTGGGAGGGCCCTTGCAgcccccctgctgccccccgAGTGGGGGCAGGGTCTCCGGAGGAGGCCCGTGCCGGCAGGGCCAGCGCCTAGCCGGTCCTGCTCTGAGCCCAGACTCTACCCCGTGCCCCTCCTGGTGCCCCTGCTAGTGACCCGACGGGAGGGTCACCGGGCCCCCGCGCAGGCCTTGTGCCCCTTGGAAGCGGCGGCTGGTGGGCAGGTGCGGAGGAAGCAGCGGAGGTGGCTGTCCTCCGTGGAGATCGCGGGCAGCCTGAGGCCCCCCAGGCCCGCGGTGAGCCGAGCCCGGGGCCCGCAGCTGGTGTGTGCCCGGGCCAGGCCGAGGATGCCCCGCCAGGATGCCCAGGTCAGGAGTGAGTCAGAGGGCTCTGAGCCGTCGGCCAAGGGCGCCTCCCTGCTCTACTCCACGGTGGCCGAGACCAGCGAGGACGGGGCCAGCGACCACACCAACAGCCGCTTTGGAGACCGGGAGTCCAGCAGCAGCGACTCAGAGGTCGGGGCCCGGCCTCGGGCATGTCCCCCGCAGCCCTCAAGGGCCCCGGGCTCCCGCAGGCCCCCCCTGCCCCCGATGCCCAAGCTGTGTCGCATCAAGGCCTCCAAAGCCCTGAGGAGAAAGATCCGAAGGTTCCAGCCGGCGGCACTCAGGGTCATGACCATGGTGTGA